ACCAGGCCTGGGTCCCGGCCCACGGCGGCGAGTCCTCGCTCTACCTGCGGCCGTTCATGATCGCCACGGAGGTCGGGCTCGGCGTGCGCCCGGCCAAGGAGTACCTCTTCCTGGTTATCGCCTCGCCCGCCGGTGCGTACTTCCCCGGCGGTGTGAAGCCGGTCTCCATCTGGATCTCCGAGGACCGGGTGCGCGCGGTGCCCGGCGGCGTCGGTGACGCCAAGACCGGCGGCAACTACGCGGCCTCCCTGCTCGCCCAGGCCGAGGCCGCCCAGCACGGCTGCGCCCAGGTCGCCTACCTGGACGCCGTCGAGCACAAGTGGGTCGAGGAACTGGGCGGCATGAACCTGTACTTCGTGTACGGGAACAAGATCGTCACGCCGACCCTGACCGGCTCGCTGCTCGCCGGGATCACCCGTGACTCGCTGCTCAAGGTCGCCCGTGACCTCGGCTACGAGTCCGAGGAGAGCCGCGTCTCCCTGGACCAGTGGCGCGCGGACACCGAGAACGGCACCCTCACCGAGGTCTTCGCCTGCGGCACCGCGGCCGTCATCACCCCGGTCGGCACCGTCAA
This is a stretch of genomic DNA from Streptomyces sp. NA04227. It encodes these proteins:
- a CDS encoding branched-chain amino acid aminotransferase, which produces MTTIELKPSARPLADAEREAILADPGFGRHFTDHMVSVRWTEGRGWHDAELVPYAPLSIDPANMTLHYAQEIFEGLKAYRRPDGSVATFRPEANAARFRASARRMAMPEVPDELFVAACDALVKQDQAWVPAHGGESSLYLRPFMIATEVGLGVRPAKEYLFLVIASPAGAYFPGGVKPVSIWISEDRVRAVPGGVGDAKTGGNYAASLLAQAEAAQHGCAQVAYLDAVEHKWVEELGGMNLYFVYGNKIVTPTLTGSLLAGITRDSLLKVARDLGYESEESRVSLDQWRADTENGTLTEVFACGTAAVITPVGTVKTASGEWTQSGGEAGEVTMKLRGSLLDIQTGKAEDKHGWMHGIV